Proteins encoded together in one Gemmatimonadetes bacterium T265 window:
- the rpmB gene encoding 50S ribosomal protein L28: MAINRSRCYVCDKGVAYGNNVSHANNRTRRVWKPNLQVVRVQAEGKIVKVKVCTGCLNAGKVQRAPRGVAAAV; the protein is encoded by the coding sequence ATGGCCATCAACCGCAGCCGCTGCTACGTGTGTGACAAGGGCGTCGCGTACGGCAACAACGTGTCGCACGCGAACAACCGCACGCGCCGCGTGTGGAAGCCCAACCTGCAGGTCGTCCGCGTGCAGGCCGAGGGCAAGATCGTCAAGGTAAAGGTCTGCACCGGATGCCTCAACGCGGGCAAGGTGCAGCGCGCCCCGCGCGGGGTCGCCGCCGCGGTCTGA
- the gmd gene encoding GDP-mannose 4,6-dehydratase — protein MPTALITGITGQDGSYLAELLLGKGYRVAGVVRRSSTSYFERIGHILDDVELVSADLLDQHSLTDAVRDVRPDEVYNLAAQSFVQTSWTQPVLTGEFTALGVTRMLEALKKAAPEARFYQASSSEQFGKVVETPQREETPFYPRSPYGVAKVYGHWITVNYRESFGLYAVSGILFNHESPRRGLEFVTRKISDGAARIACGLARDLPLGNLDARRDWGFAGDYVNAMWQMLQQDAPDDYVIGTGETWSVRDFCDAAFKVVGLDYREYVRQDERFFRPAEVDLLVSDPSKARAKLGWAPTVGFHQLVEMMVEADLARYRRA, from the coding sequence ATGCCGACCGCATTGATCACCGGGATCACGGGCCAGGACGGCTCGTACCTCGCCGAACTCCTCCTCGGAAAGGGCTACCGCGTCGCAGGCGTGGTGCGCCGCAGCTCGACGTCGTACTTCGAGCGCATCGGACACATCCTCGACGACGTCGAACTCGTGAGCGCCGACCTGCTCGACCAGCACTCGCTCACCGACGCCGTGCGCGACGTCCGGCCCGACGAGGTCTACAACCTCGCGGCGCAGAGCTTCGTGCAGACGTCGTGGACGCAGCCCGTGCTCACCGGCGAGTTCACCGCGTTAGGCGTCACGCGCATGCTCGAGGCGCTCAAGAAGGCCGCGCCCGAAGCGCGCTTCTACCAGGCCAGCTCGAGCGAGCAGTTCGGCAAGGTGGTCGAGACGCCGCAGCGCGAGGAGACCCCGTTCTACCCGCGGAGCCCGTACGGCGTGGCCAAAGTCTACGGTCACTGGATTACGGTCAACTACCGCGAGAGCTTCGGGCTCTACGCCGTCAGCGGCATCCTGTTCAATCACGAGAGCCCACGCCGGGGGCTCGAGTTCGTGACGCGCAAGATCTCGGACGGCGCCGCGCGCATCGCCTGCGGCCTCGCGCGCGACCTGCCGCTCGGCAACCTCGACGCGCGCCGCGACTGGGGCTTCGCCGGCGACTACGTGAACGCGATGTGGCAAATGCTCCAGCAGGACGCGCCCGACGACTACGTCATCGGCACGGGCGAGACGTGGAGCGTGCGTGACTTCTGCGACGCGGCCTTCAAGGTCGTCGGACTCGACTACCGCGAGTACGTGCGCCAGGACGAGCGCTTCTTCCGTCCGGCCGAGGTCGACCTGCTCGTCTCCGATCCGTCGAAGGCGCGCGCGAAGCTCGGCTGGGCCCCGACGGTCGGCTTTCACCAGCTCGTCGAGATGATGGTCGAAGCCGACCTCGCGCGGTACCGCCGGGCGTGA
- a CDS encoding GDP-mannose 4,6-dehydratase: protein MTRSALVTGAAGFVGRRLVRALDAAGWRVTGTAQHAEPNPGDPVAAWITGDVRDVDHLRHAVDAAAPDAVFHLAGVSFVPAAAADPGYAAEVNAVAAARLVGTIAERRRAGALDPAVVVVGSGEQYGRHDPAEFPLPETAELRPHTVYAATKAAQETLALQAFRSDGVRTVAARSFNHSGPGQHFRFLLPGLVGRARALREGPPGAPLVMGNQTTVRDFLHVDDVVAAYIALAERGRPGEAYNVASGVGHSVGDLARRVLARSGVSAPVESDPALVRPAEVPALVGSAAKLARDTGWAPRRTLDDLLDDLIAAA from the coding sequence GTGACGCGCTCGGCGCTCGTCACGGGCGCGGCGGGATTCGTCGGCCGGCGGCTCGTCAGGGCGCTGGACGCGGCTGGCTGGCGTGTGACGGGCACCGCGCAACATGCGGAGCCGAATCCGGGCGACCCCGTCGCGGCATGGATCACCGGCGACGTGCGCGACGTCGATCACCTGCGGCACGCCGTGGACGCCGCAGCGCCCGACGCCGTGTTTCACCTCGCAGGCGTGTCGTTCGTCCCGGCCGCCGCCGCCGACCCCGGGTATGCCGCGGAGGTGAACGCGGTGGCTGCCGCGCGGCTGGTCGGAACGATCGCCGAACGGCGCCGGGCGGGGGCGCTCGACCCCGCCGTCGTCGTCGTCGGGAGCGGAGAGCAATACGGCCGTCACGATCCCGCGGAATTCCCGCTTCCCGAGACCGCGGAACTGCGGCCGCACACCGTGTACGCGGCGACCAAGGCGGCGCAGGAGACGCTCGCGCTGCAGGCGTTCCGGAGTGACGGGGTGCGAACGGTCGCCGCGCGCAGCTTCAACCACAGCGGGCCCGGGCAGCACTTCCGATTCCTTCTCCCCGGGCTCGTCGGCCGTGCCAGGGCGCTCCGTGAAGGGCCGCCGGGCGCGCCGCTGGTCATGGGGAACCAGACGACCGTACGCGATTTCCTCCACGTCGACGACGTCGTGGCGGCCTATATTGCGCTCGCCGAGCGCGGTCGGCCGGGCGAGGCGTACAACGTGGCGAGCGGGGTCGGCCATTCCGTCGGCGACCTCGCGCGTCGCGTGCTCGCGCGCAGCGGCGTCTCTGCGCCTGTCGAGAGCGACCCCGCGCTCGTCCGGCCGGCGGAGGTGCCCGCACTCGTGGGTAGTGCGGCGAAGCTCGCCCGCGACACCGGGTGGGCGCCGCGACGCACGCTCGACGACCTGCTCGACGATCTGATCGCGGCGGCCTGA
- a CDS encoding carbamoyl-phosphate synthase (glutamine-hydrolyzing): protein MVPRRRSAPCGTRDSSPLTTAMPRRNDLRRILVIGSGPIVIGQAAEFDYSGTQAVKALREEGYEVVLVNSNPATIMTDPETADRTYIEPVTPDFVERIIARERPDAVLPTMGGQTALNVAMTLAENGVLERYSCELIGANARAIKMAEDRQEFDAAMRRIGLRTPAGKIATTWDEALAVAEWTGFPAIIRPSFTLGGSGGGIAYNRDEYEQIVRRGLDLSPVSQVLIERSLIGWKEFELEVMRDSADNVVIVCSIENFDPMGVHTGDSITVAPAMTLTDREYQTMRDAAVAIIREIGVDAGGCNIQFAVNPENGDLVVIEMNPRVSRSSALASKATGFPIARIGAKLAVGYRLDEVPNDITRTTPASFEPVLDYVIVKCPRFAFEKFPGADPRLTTQMQSVGESMAIGRTFKEAFQKALRALENGRSGWTVGETLADDRLADDAPATLRSALRQPTPERVYQLKRAFLAGVGVAELAALTGIDPWFLAQLAEVVAAERAYAALDAGERGAPAALRRMKRLGFSDRQLAALGGTTEQAVRDTRHAAGVRPSYKMVDTCAGEFPSATPYLYGCYDEEGEAPRSGRRSVVILGSGPNRIGQGVEFDYCCVRAALALRDAGYETIMVNSNPETVSTDFDTSDKLYFEPLTLEDVLEIVDRERPLGVIVQLGGQTPLKLTRALESAGVRILGTPPDAIDVAEDRRRFDALARDLDLAQPPNGTATGVEEAVAVAARVGYPALVRPSYVLGGRAMEIVYDEASLRDYFVRAVRVSEDRPVLIDRFLEDAVEVDVDAISDGHDVVIGAVMQHVEEAGIHSGDSACVLPPPTIDAAVLDRLREQTVALARRLGVVGLMNVQYAVRDNTVYVLEANPRASRTIPFVSKAIGVPLAALAARVMLGERLADIGFTHEIVPPYVSVKEAVFPFNKFRAFDPVLGPEMRSTGEVMGIAEDFGAAFWKSQLAADNRLPSAGAVFISVNDRDKPAVTAVAQSFHAMGFHIHATEGTGAALAAAGVPSERVYKLSEGRPNGLDLLVNGAVGLLVNTPRGKSAQEDDLSLRQAAVSRRVAYTTTLAAATAVAEGIQAARSDAVDVRSLQEWHERLGAEVTA from the coding sequence ATGGTCCCGCGGCGCCGTTCCGCCCCGTGCGGGACGCGCGATTCCAGCCCGCTCACGACCGCCATGCCTCGCCGCAACGACCTCCGCCGAATCCTTGTCATCGGCTCCGGCCCGATCGTCATCGGGCAGGCGGCCGAGTTCGACTATTCCGGAACGCAGGCGGTTAAGGCGCTGCGGGAGGAGGGCTACGAAGTCGTCCTGGTGAATTCCAACCCGGCGACGATCATGACCGACCCGGAGACCGCCGACCGGACGTACATCGAGCCGGTGACGCCCGACTTCGTCGAGCGGATCATCGCGCGCGAGCGACCCGACGCGGTACTCCCGACCATGGGCGGCCAGACCGCGCTGAACGTCGCGATGACGCTGGCGGAGAACGGCGTCCTGGAACGGTACAGCTGCGAGCTGATCGGCGCCAACGCGCGTGCGATCAAGATGGCCGAGGACCGCCAGGAGTTCGACGCCGCCATGCGGCGCATCGGGCTACGCACGCCGGCCGGGAAGATCGCGACCACCTGGGACGAGGCGCTCGCGGTCGCGGAGTGGACGGGCTTCCCCGCGATCATCCGCCCGTCGTTCACGTTAGGCGGCTCGGGCGGCGGGATCGCGTACAACCGCGACGAGTACGAGCAGATCGTCCGGCGCGGGCTCGACCTCTCGCCGGTGTCGCAGGTGCTCATCGAGCGATCGCTCATCGGCTGGAAGGAATTCGAGCTCGAGGTCATGCGCGACTCGGCCGACAACGTCGTGATCGTCTGCTCGATCGAGAACTTCGATCCGATGGGCGTGCACACGGGCGACTCGATCACGGTCGCGCCCGCGATGACGCTGACCGACCGCGAGTACCAGACGATGCGCGACGCGGCGGTCGCGATCATCCGCGAGATCGGCGTCGACGCGGGCGGGTGCAACATCCAGTTCGCCGTGAACCCCGAGAACGGCGACCTCGTCGTGATCGAGATGAACCCGCGCGTCTCGCGCTCGTCGGCGCTCGCGTCGAAGGCGACCGGGTTCCCGATCGCGCGCATCGGCGCGAAGCTCGCGGTGGGGTACCGGCTCGACGAGGTGCCCAACGACATCACGCGCACGACGCCCGCGTCGTTCGAGCCGGTGCTCGACTACGTGATCGTGAAGTGCCCGCGGTTCGCGTTCGAGAAGTTCCCCGGGGCGGACCCGCGGCTCACGACGCAGATGCAGAGCGTCGGCGAGAGCATGGCAATCGGGCGGACGTTCAAGGAGGCGTTCCAGAAGGCGCTGCGCGCGCTCGAGAACGGCCGGAGCGGCTGGACGGTGGGCGAGACGCTCGCCGACGACCGCCTCGCCGACGACGCGCCCGCGACGCTGCGCTCCGCGTTGCGGCAGCCCACGCCGGAGCGCGTCTACCAGCTCAAGCGCGCGTTCCTCGCCGGCGTCGGCGTCGCCGAACTCGCGGCGCTGACCGGCATCGACCCGTGGTTCCTCGCCCAGCTCGCCGAGGTGGTCGCGGCCGAGCGCGCGTACGCGGCGTTAGACGCGGGCGAGCGCGGCGCGCCGGCCGCGCTCCGGCGGATGAAGCGGCTCGGCTTCTCCGACCGCCAGCTCGCGGCGTTAGGCGGCACGACGGAGCAGGCCGTCCGCGACACGCGCCACGCCGCGGGCGTCCGCCCGTCCTACAAGATGGTCGACACCTGCGCGGGCGAGTTCCCGTCGGCCACGCCGTACCTGTACGGCTGCTACGACGAGGAGGGCGAGGCGCCGCGCTCCGGGCGCCGGTCGGTCGTGATCCTCGGCTCCGGCCCCAACCGGATCGGGCAGGGGGTCGAGTTCGACTACTGCTGCGTGCGGGCCGCGCTCGCGCTGCGCGACGCGGGGTACGAGACGATCATGGTCAACTCCAACCCGGAGACCGTCTCGACGGACTTCGACACGTCCGACAAGCTCTACTTCGAGCCGCTGACGCTCGAGGACGTGCTCGAGATCGTCGACCGCGAGCGGCCGCTCGGCGTCATCGTGCAGCTCGGCGGGCAGACGCCCCTGAAGCTGACGCGCGCGCTCGAGTCGGCCGGGGTCCGCATCCTCGGCACGCCCCCCGACGCGATCGACGTCGCGGAGGACCGCCGCCGCTTCGACGCCCTCGCCCGCGACCTCGACCTCGCGCAGCCGCCCAACGGCACCGCGACCGGGGTGGAGGAGGCGGTCGCGGTCGCGGCGCGCGTCGGGTACCCCGCGCTCGTCCGCCCGTCATACGTGCTCGGCGGGCGCGCGATGGAGATCGTCTACGACGAGGCGTCGCTGCGCGACTACTTCGTGCGCGCGGTGCGCGTGAGCGAGGACCGGCCCGTGCTCATCGACCGCTTCCTCGAGGACGCGGTCGAGGTCGACGTCGACGCGATCTCGGACGGGCACGACGTCGTCATCGGCGCGGTGATGCAGCACGTCGAAGAGGCGGGGATCCACTCCGGCGACTCCGCGTGCGTGCTGCCGCCGCCGACGATCGACGCCGCCGTCCTGGACCGCCTGCGCGAGCAGACGGTCGCGCTCGCGCGTCGGCTCGGCGTCGTCGGGCTGATGAACGTCCAGTACGCGGTGCGCGACAACACCGTCTACGTGCTCGAAGCCAACCCGCGCGCGAGCCGGACGATCCCGTTCGTGAGCAAGGCGATCGGCGTGCCGCTCGCCGCGCTCGCCGCGCGCGTCATGCTCGGTGAACGGCTCGCGGACATCGGCTTCACGCACGAGATCGTCCCGCCGTACGTGAGCGTGAAGGAGGCGGTGTTCCCGTTCAACAAGTTCCGCGCGTTCGACCCGGTGCTCGGCCCTGAGATGCGGAGCACCGGCGAGGTGATGGGCATCGCGGAAGACTTCGGCGCGGCGTTCTGGAAGTCGCAGCTCGCCGCCGACAACCGGCTCCCGTCCGCCGGTGCCGTGTTCATCTCGGTGAACGACCGCGACAAGCCGGCGGTGACGGCCGTCGCGCAGAGCTTCCACGCGATGGGCTTCCACATCCACGCGACCGAGGGCACGGGCGCCGCGCTCGCCGCCGCCGGCGTGCCGAGCGAGCGCGTGTACAAGTTGAGCGAAGGGCGCCCGAACGGGCTCGACCTGCTCGTCAACGGCGCGGTCGGGCTGCTGGTGAACACGCCGCGCGGCAAGTCGGCGCAGGAAGACGACCTCTCGCTGCGACAGGCCGCCGTCTCACGCCGCGTCGCGTACACGACGACGCTCGCCGCCGCGACGGCGGTGGCCGAGGGGATCCAGGCGGCGCGGTCCGACGCCGTGGACGTGCGCTCGCTGCAGGAGTGGCACGAGCGGCTCGGCGCGGAGGTGACGGCGTGA
- a CDS encoding N-acetyltransferase, which produces MSRPADDGAGDAAVHPTAFVHPSSYVDAGARVGARSKVWHFCHVMPGAEVGEDCSLGQNVVVMPGVRVGRNAKIQNNVSLYEGVELEEDVFCGPSMVFTNVLNPRSHVSRKHEYRRTLVRRGASIGANATVICGHTIGEYAFVGAGAVVTRDVPAYAVVAGVPARQRGWACACGELLDAPVAAPGAEMVLTCPACGERYLLAGDVLRPVANAAEVPA; this is translated from the coding sequence GTGAGTCGGCCGGCCGACGACGGCGCGGGCGACGCCGCGGTTCACCCGACCGCGTTCGTACACCCGTCGAGCTACGTCGACGCGGGCGCGCGCGTCGGCGCGCGGTCCAAGGTGTGGCACTTCTGCCACGTCATGCCCGGGGCCGAGGTCGGCGAGGACTGCTCGTTAGGCCAGAACGTCGTCGTGATGCCCGGCGTGCGCGTCGGCCGGAACGCGAAGATCCAGAACAATGTCAGCCTGTACGAAGGCGTCGAGCTGGAAGAGGACGTCTTCTGCGGTCCGTCGATGGTCTTCACGAACGTGCTCAACCCGCGCAGCCACGTGTCGCGGAAGCACGAGTACCGGCGTACGCTGGTCCGCCGCGGCGCGTCGATCGGCGCGAACGCGACCGTCATCTGCGGCCACACGATCGGCGAGTACGCGTTCGTCGGCGCGGGCGCGGTCGTCACGCGCGACGTGCCCGCGTACGCCGTCGTGGCCGGCGTGCCGGCGCGCCAGCGCGGCTGGGCGTGCGCGTGCGGCGAGCTGCTCGACGCGCCGGTCGCGGCGCCGGGGGCGGAGATGGTGCTCACCTGCCCCGCGTGTGGCGAACGGTACCTGCTTGCGGGCGACGTGCTCCGGCCGGTGGCGAACGCTGCCGAGGTGCCCGCGTGA
- the wlbA gene encoding oxidoreductase, with protein MTRLAADTPVRVGLVGCGRISRNHVEAIARVDGLTLVAVCDVVEARARELGEAQGVPWFTSLDAMLVDVPFELLAVCTPSGLHPAHGIAGARAGRHVLSEKPMAISLAGADALVRACDDAGVHLFVVKQNRLNPAVQLLKRAVDKGRFGRLFLANCTVRWTRPQEYYEQAPWRGTWEFDGGAFMNQASHYVDLVQWLMGPVESVVAKTATLARRIEAEDVGAAVLRFRNGALGVMEVSMLTYPKNLEGSVTLMGERGTAKVGGTAVNKIEHWQFADYDDDDKLVDATATNPPTVYGFGHEAYYRNVLAVLRGEAPAETDGRAGRKSLELILGIYESARTGREVPIPLRVA; from the coding sequence GTGACGCGGCTCGCGGCCGACACGCCCGTGCGCGTCGGACTCGTCGGCTGCGGCCGGATCAGCCGGAACCACGTCGAGGCGATCGCCCGCGTCGACGGCCTGACGCTCGTGGCCGTGTGCGACGTCGTCGAAGCGCGCGCCCGCGAGCTGGGCGAGGCGCAGGGCGTGCCGTGGTTCACGAGCCTCGACGCGATGCTCGTGGACGTGCCGTTCGAGCTGCTCGCCGTATGCACGCCGTCGGGGCTCCATCCGGCGCACGGCATCGCCGGCGCTCGCGCCGGCCGCCACGTGCTGAGCGAGAAGCCGATGGCGATCTCGCTCGCGGGGGCGGACGCGCTCGTGCGCGCGTGCGACGACGCCGGCGTGCACCTGTTCGTGGTCAAGCAGAACCGGCTCAACCCGGCCGTGCAGCTGCTCAAGCGCGCGGTCGACAAGGGGCGCTTCGGGCGACTGTTCCTCGCCAACTGCACCGTCCGGTGGACGCGTCCGCAGGAGTACTACGAGCAGGCGCCGTGGCGCGGGACGTGGGAGTTCGACGGCGGCGCGTTCATGAACCAGGCGTCGCACTACGTCGACCTCGTGCAGTGGCTCATGGGCCCGGTCGAGAGCGTCGTCGCGAAGACCGCGACACTCGCGCGGCGCATCGAGGCCGAGGACGTCGGCGCGGCGGTGCTCCGCTTCCGCAACGGCGCGCTCGGCGTGATGGAGGTCTCGATGCTGACCTACCCCAAGAACCTCGAGGGGTCGGTCACGCTCATGGGCGAGCGCGGCACGGCCAAGGTCGGCGGCACGGCGGTGAACAAGATCGAGCACTGGCAGTTCGCCGACTACGACGACGACGACAAGCTCGTCGACGCGACCGCGACGAACCCGCCGACCGTGTACGGTTTTGGCCACGAAGCGTATTACCGCAACGTGCTCGCGGTCCTCCGCGGCGAGGCGCCGGCGGAGACCGACGGCCGCGCCGGGCGCAAGTCGCTCGAACTGATCCTCGGGATCTACGAAAGCGCGCGCACCGGGCGCGAGGTGCCGATTCCGCTACGCGTGGCCTGA
- a CDS encoding aminotransferase DegT, with amino-acid sequence MAVPLLDLRAQHATIRDDVVAALMRVVDDQAFILGEPVVQLEAEVAALSHTAHAIGCANGTDALLLALRALDVGRGDRVVTTPFTFFATAGTIHNVAATPVFVDIDADTFNIDPDAVAAALTAEVKAVVPVDLFGQMAPIERVQAAVPGVPVIEDAAQSIGARRSVDGEWRMAGECATIGTFSFFPSKNLGGYGDGGMIVTQNAALAERLFRLRTHGSRKTYYHEEVGYNSRLDALQAAVLRAKLPHLAAWSARRRENAAYYDAAFADLEDVRTPTIDPANESIYNQYTLRVERRDALQAHLKRCGVGTSIYYPLPLHLQPCFAYLGYQEGQCPESERAAREVLSLPVYPELTRTQLDEVVAGVRSFYGR; translated from the coding sequence ATGGCAGTCCCCCTTCTCGACCTTCGCGCGCAGCACGCGACGATCCGCGACGACGTAGTCGCGGCGCTCATGCGCGTCGTCGACGACCAGGCGTTCATCCTCGGCGAACCGGTCGTGCAGCTCGAGGCCGAAGTCGCGGCGCTGTCGCACACCGCACATGCGATCGGCTGTGCCAACGGCACGGACGCGCTGCTACTCGCGCTCCGCGCGCTCGACGTCGGGCGCGGCGACCGCGTCGTCACGACGCCGTTCACGTTCTTCGCGACCGCGGGGACGATCCACAACGTCGCCGCGACGCCGGTGTTCGTCGACATCGACGCCGACACGTTCAACATCGACCCGGACGCGGTCGCCGCGGCGCTCACGGCGGAGGTGAAGGCCGTCGTCCCGGTCGACCTGTTCGGGCAGATGGCGCCGATCGAGCGCGTGCAGGCCGCCGTTCCGGGGGTGCCCGTGATCGAGGACGCGGCGCAGTCGATCGGCGCGCGCCGCAGCGTCGACGGCGAGTGGCGCATGGCCGGCGAGTGCGCGACGATCGGCACCTTCAGCTTCTTCCCGTCCAAGAACCTCGGCGGGTACGGCGACGGCGGGATGATCGTGACGCAGAACGCCGCGCTCGCCGAGCGGCTGTTCAGGCTGCGCACGCACGGCTCGCGCAAGACGTACTACCACGAGGAAGTCGGCTACAACAGCCGCCTCGACGCGTTGCAGGCCGCGGTGCTGCGCGCCAAGCTGCCGCACCTCGCCGCGTGGAGCGCGCGCCGTCGCGAGAACGCGGCGTACTACGACGCGGCGTTCGCCGACCTCGAGGACGTGCGCACGCCGACGATCGACCCGGCGAACGAATCGATCTACAACCAGTACACGCTGCGCGTCGAGCGCCGCGACGCGTTGCAGGCGCACCTCAAGCGGTGTGGCGTCGGCACCTCGATTTATTACCCGCTTCCGCTCCATCTCCAGCCGTGTTTCGCCTACCTGGGGTATCAGGAAGGGCAGTGCCCGGAGTCCGAGCGCGCGGCGCGGGAGGTGCTTTCGCTCCCCGTGTACCCCGAGTTGACGCGCACGCAGCTCGACGAAGTCGTCGCGGGCGTCCGCTCGTTCTACGGGCGCTGA
- a CDS encoding UDP-N-acetyl-D-glucosamine dehydrogenase: MKQELLARIADRSATIGVVGLGYVGLPLAMEFARAGFAVIGYDVSPRVVDLLNSGGSHIQDVEALAVAEQVRAGRFVATTDETRLGDCDAISIAVPTPLSKTRDPDMAYVIAAADAIQRQVRPGTVVVLESTTYPGTTRELLQPRMEAAGLTVGTDVFLAFSPERVDPGNPIWHTKNTPKVLGGVTAACVEVATALYESCIDHVVPVTSPESAELVKLLENTFRAVNIGLVNEIAIICDKLGVDVWEVIDAAATKPFGFMKFTPGPGIGGHCIPLDPHYLAWKMRTLNYKTRFIDLASEINSSMPDFVVEKVARALNDDRKPVNGSRVLVLGVAYKKDIDDMRESPALDVIRLLEQRGAAVVYHDPHVARYREDGEVRESVALTADELGRADAVVIVTDHTALDWSLVVDHAGLIVDTRNAIARWRAAGASELGHARVVPLAATDGRGLGSDAGSRHGNQRAA, encoded by the coding sequence ATGAAACAAGAACTGCTCGCCAGGATCGCCGACCGCAGCGCCACGATCGGCGTCGTCGGACTCGGCTACGTCGGGCTGCCTCTCGCGATGGAGTTCGCGCGCGCCGGATTCGCGGTCATCGGCTACGACGTGAGTCCGCGCGTGGTCGACCTGCTGAATTCGGGCGGCTCGCACATCCAGGACGTCGAAGCGCTCGCCGTGGCCGAGCAGGTCCGCGCGGGGCGATTCGTCGCGACCACGGATGAAACCCGGCTGGGGGACTGCGACGCGATCTCGATCGCCGTGCCGACGCCGCTGTCGAAGACGCGCGACCCGGACATGGCGTACGTGATCGCGGCCGCCGACGCGATCCAGCGGCAGGTCCGCCCGGGAACGGTCGTCGTGCTCGAGAGCACGACGTACCCGGGCACGACGCGCGAGCTGCTGCAGCCGCGGATGGAGGCGGCCGGGCTGACCGTCGGCACGGACGTGTTCCTCGCGTTCAGCCCCGAGCGCGTCGACCCGGGCAACCCGATCTGGCACACGAAGAACACGCCCAAGGTGCTCGGCGGGGTGACGGCGGCGTGCGTCGAGGTCGCGACCGCGCTCTACGAGTCGTGCATCGACCACGTCGTCCCGGTCACGTCGCCCGAGTCGGCCGAGCTCGTCAAGTTGCTGGAGAACACCTTCCGGGCGGTGAACATCGGGCTCGTCAACGAGATCGCGATCATCTGCGACAAGCTGGGCGTCGACGTCTGGGAGGTGATCGACGCGGCGGCGACGAAGCCGTTCGGGTTCATGAAGTTCACGCCCGGGCCCGGGATCGGCGGGCACTGCATCCCGCTCGACCCGCACTACCTCGCGTGGAAGATGCGGACGCTGAACTACAAGACGCGCTTCATCGACCTGGCGAGCGAGATCAATTCGTCGATGCCGGACTTCGTCGTCGAGAAGGTCGCCCGCGCGCTCAACGACGACCGCAAGCCGGTGAACGGCAGCCGCGTGCTCGTGCTCGGCGTCGCGTACAAGAAGGACATCGACGACATGCGCGAGAGCCCGGCGCTCGACGTGATCCGCCTCCTCGAGCAGCGCGGCGCCGCGGTCGTCTACCACGACCCGCACGTGGCACGGTACCGGGAGGACGGCGAGGTGCGCGAAAGCGTCGCGCTCACGGCCGACGAACTAGGCCGGGCGGACGCGGTCGTGATCGTCACCGATCATACCGCGCTCGACTGGTCGCTCGTCGTCGACCACGCCGGGCTCATCGTCGACACGCGCAACGCGATCGCGCGCTGGCGGGCGGCGGGCGCGAGCGAGCTCGGGCACGCGCGCGTGGTGCCGCTCGCGGCAACCGACGGACGCGGGCTCGGATCGGACGCCGGGTCGCGTCACGGCAACCAGCGAGCGGCGTGA
- the nadD gene encoding putative nicotinate-nucleotide adenylyltransferase, with the protein MAPGVPEAGRHPHPSRVGIFGGSFDPPHVGHLLAASDAVEVLGLDRLLFVPAATQPLKHVGRGPAPDAARVAMLRALVGDDPRFAVDALEIERGGLSYTVDTLDTLAGRWPAARRFLLVGTDVLRTFDRWRDPLRVRALAALVVLVRGDDERAVPPDFPGGVPRLLPTRRVDVSSTEVRARVAAGRSVRGFVPDAVAAIIRDGRLYQ; encoded by the coding sequence GTGGCGCCGGGCGTCCCTGAAGCGGGGCGCCACCCCCATCCGTCCCGGGTCGGGATCTTCGGCGGCAGCTTCGATCCACCGCACGTCGGACACCTGCTGGCCGCGTCCGACGCGGTCGAGGTGCTCGGACTCGACCGTCTGCTCTTCGTTCCGGCCGCGACCCAGCCGCTGAAGCACGTGGGCCGGGGGCCGGCGCCCGACGCGGCGCGCGTCGCGATGCTCCGCGCACTCGTCGGGGACGATCCGCGCTTCGCCGTCGACGCGCTCGAAATCGAGCGTGGCGGGTTATCATACACGGTCGACACGCTCGACACCCTCGCGGGGCGCTGGCCCGCCGCGCGGCGCTTCCTGCTCGTCGGAACCGACGTGCTCCGCACGTTCGACCGGTGGCGGGATCCGCTGCGCGTGCGGGCGCTCGCCGCGCTCGTCGTGCTCGTCCGCGGCGACGACGAGCGCGCGGTCCCGCCGGACTTCCCGGGCGGTGTACCTCGGCTGTTGCCGACGCGCCGCGTCGACGTCTCGTCCACCGAAGTGCGCGCCCGGGTCGCGGCGGGCCGCTCCGTTCGCGGCTTCGTTCCCGACGCCGTCGCGGCGATCATCCGCGACGGTCGGCTGTACCAGTAA